One window from the genome of Malus domestica chromosome 01, GDT2T_hap1 encodes:
- the LOC114826116 gene encoding uncharacterized protein → MGALLTQLMNNRLAESTAIENLKHFCQTIQAIYGEAYLRKPTREDLKRLLRKADKRGFPGMIGSLDCMHWKWKNCHTGWAGQFKGRHNKPTIVLEVVASYDTWIWHAFFGSPGSNNDINVLWSSPLFDEVVNGWAPEFRYKVNGNRYELGYYLTDGIYPSWSTFVKSFSHPDSAKKKLFSQRQEHKLNTNDN, encoded by the coding sequence ATGGGTGCTCTGCTGACTCAACTGATGAATAACCGACTTGCGGAGAGTACTGCTATTGAGAACCTGAAGCACTTCTGTCAAACCATTCAAGCCATCTATGGAGAAGCATACCTCCGCAAGCCAACTCGTGAAGACTTGAAAAGGCTTCTACGCAAGGCAGACAAAAgaggcttccctggcatgatAGGAAGTCTCGATTGTATGCATTGGAAGTGGAAGAATTGTCATACTGGTTGGGCTGGCCAATTCAAGGGCCGTCATAACAAGCCAACCATCGTGCTGGAGGTTGTGGCATCTTAcgacacatggatttggcatgcattCTTCGGCTCTCCCGGATCAAACAACGATATCAACGTTCTTTGGTCTTCTCCTCTGTTCGATGAGGTTGTGAATGGATGGGCACCAGAATTTCGATACAAGGTAAATGGTAATAGGTATGAGCTAGGTTACTACCTAACTGATGGTATTTATCCTAGTTGGTCTACCTTTGTCAAAAGTTTTTCTCATCCCGATAGTGCaaagaagaaattattttcGCAGAGGCAAgaacataaacttaatacaaacgataattaa